One genomic region from Terasakiella sp. SH-1 encodes:
- the hisG gene encoding ATP phosphoribosyltransferase, with protein sequence MSEQEKLVIALPKGRILDEVMPLVKACGIEPEAAFFDSKSRALKFATNHDHIEIVRVRSFDVATFVAFGAAQIGVCGGDVLLEFDYPEIYAPLDLDIGYCRICVAEPKDLSKDDDPSRWSHVRVATKYPNITSKYFAQRGVQAECIKLNGAMELAPNMGLCSRIVDLVSTGSTLKANGLVEVEQICEITSRLAVNRTALKTRPEEIKDLIEKFREAVNDVSS encoded by the coding sequence GTGTCTGAGCAAGAAAAACTGGTCATTGCCCTTCCAAAAGGGCGCATCCTTGACGAAGTGATGCCATTGGTGAAAGCCTGCGGGATTGAACCCGAAGCTGCTTTTTTCGATTCCAAATCCCGTGCGTTGAAATTTGCCACCAACCATGACCATATCGAAATTGTCCGTGTACGCAGTTTTGATGTTGCCACCTTCGTTGCTTTTGGTGCCGCCCAGATCGGTGTGTGTGGTGGTGATGTACTGCTGGAATTTGATTATCCTGAAATTTATGCCCCGCTGGATCTGGATATCGGTTATTGCCGCATTTGTGTGGCCGAACCGAAAGACTTATCCAAAGACGATGACCCAAGCCGTTGGTCCCACGTACGTGTGGCAACAAAATACCCCAACATCACCAGCAAATATTTTGCCCAACGTGGTGTTCAGGCTGAATGTATCAAACTGAACGGTGCCATGGAACTGGCCCCAAACATGGGCCTGTGTTCGCGCATTGTTGATCTGGTTTCTACAGGATCGACACTGAAAGCCAATGGGCTGGTTGAGGTTGAACAGATTTGCGAGATCACATCGCGTTTGGCGGTGAACCGTACTGCGTTGAAAACACGCCCAGAAGAAATCAAAGACCTGATTGAAAAATTCCGCGAGGCCGTCAATGACGTTTCGTCTTGA
- the hisD gene encoding histidinol dehydrogenase encodes MTFRLETTQADFEDQFSALLSAKREESPDVNKVVEDILADVRARGDEAVVEYTNKFDRMDIAIDGLAITAEEMDREIAKVSDDAMAALKVASDRIKAFHAKQLPEDLDYTDDAGVRLGYRWKAVQAAGLYVPGGTAAYPSSVLMNAIPAKVAGVDRLVMVVPTPDGVINPLVMAAARLSGVDEIYRIGGAQAVGALAYGTETIKPVDIIVGPGNAFVAAAKRQVFGTVGIDMIAGPSEILVIADNKNDPAWMAADLLSQAEHDTAAQSILITDDANYARAVEDAIETHLETLPRADIASESWEEHGALVVVQNWDEAITLCDRIAPEHLELAIDNPDELERKIRNAGAVFMGRYTPEAIGDYVAGPNHVLPTARSARFSSGLGVLNFMKRNSLIQCDAPSLNNIGPAAVTLAREEGLDAHGLSVAIRLNVER; translated from the coding sequence ATGACGTTTCGTCTTGAAACCACACAAGCTGATTTTGAAGACCAGTTTAGCGCCCTTCTCTCTGCCAAACGCGAAGAATCCCCGGATGTAAATAAGGTTGTTGAAGACATCCTTGCCGATGTGCGTGCCCGTGGCGATGAAGCTGTTGTTGAATATACCAACAAATTCGACCGTATGGACATTGCCATTGATGGGCTTGCCATTACAGCCGAAGAAATGGACCGCGAAATCGCCAAGGTTTCAGATGACGCCATGGCAGCCCTTAAGGTCGCTTCTGATCGCATCAAGGCATTTCACGCCAAACAATTACCAGAAGACCTCGATTATACCGATGATGCAGGTGTGCGTTTGGGCTATCGCTGGAAAGCGGTTCAGGCTGCGGGCCTCTATGTTCCTGGCGGCACAGCAGCCTATCCGTCATCTGTCTTGATGAATGCCATTCCGGCCAAGGTGGCTGGCGTTGATCGTCTGGTCATGGTCGTGCCGACACCGGATGGGGTGATTAACCCCTTGGTGATGGCAGCGGCCCGTCTGTCCGGTGTAGATGAAATTTACCGTATCGGTGGCGCACAAGCTGTTGGCGCCTTGGCGTACGGGACAGAAACCATCAAACCCGTTGATATTATCGTCGGCCCAGGCAATGCCTTTGTCGCAGCCGCCAAACGTCAGGTGTTCGGCACAGTCGGCATTGATATGATTGCTGGCCCCAGTGAAATTCTGGTCATTGCCGATAATAAAAACGATCCGGCCTGGATGGCGGCAGACCTACTATCCCAAGCAGAACATGATACCGCCGCCCAATCCATCCTCATCACCGATGATGCCAATTATGCCCGCGCGGTTGAAGATGCCATTGAAACCCATCTGGAAACCCTGCCGCGTGCAGATATTGCGTCTGAAAGCTGGGAAGAACACGGCGCACTCGTCGTGGTGCAAAACTGGGATGAAGCCATCACCTTATGTGACCGCATTGCACCGGAACACCTGGAACTTGCGATTGATAACCCGGATGAGTTGGAACGTAAAATCCGCAACGCGGGCGCTGTCTTCATGGGGCGTTATACACCGGAAGCCATTGGCGACTATGTGGCAGGTCCAAACCATGTACTGCCCACAGCACGCAGCGCACGCTTTTCTTCCGGCCTTGGTGTGCTCAATTTCATGAAGCGCAACAGCTTGATCCAGTGTGATGCCCCCAGTCTGAATAATATCGGCCCGGCAGCTGTGACCTTGGCAAGAGAAGAAGGACTGGATGCCCACGGCCTGTCTGTCGCCATCCGTTTGAATGTGGAGCGCTAA
- a CDS encoding UPF0262 family protein, translating into MHHLQKIANIHIEELDGIRLKPEVEHERKVAIFDLLEENYFAPVGDQTGPYDVHLSIEDGKRLVLDVAMEGETDFFTQIKVPLMPVRKIVKDYFMVCDSYFKAIKTASPAQIEAIDMGRRGLHNEGSVILRERLEEKVRIDHDTARRLFTLVCVLHIRQ; encoded by the coding sequence GTGCATCATTTGCAGAAAATTGCCAATATTCATATTGAAGAATTGGACGGCATCCGCCTGAAGCCCGAAGTCGAACATGAACGCAAAGTTGCGATTTTCGACCTGTTGGAAGAAAACTATTTCGCCCCTGTCGGCGATCAAACCGGGCCTTATGATGTGCATCTTTCCATTGAAGATGGCAAACGCCTTGTTCTGGATGTGGCGATGGAAGGGGAAACGGATTTTTTCACCCAGATCAAAGTTCCCCTGATGCCTGTGCGCAAGATTGTCAAAGACTATTTCATGGTTTGTGACAGCTACTTTAAAGCCATTAAGACCGCCTCCCCTGCCCAAATCGAAGCCATTGATATGGGGCGACGTGGCTTACACAATGAAGGGTCTGTGATCTTGCGCGAAAGACTGGAAGAAAAAGTGCGCATCGACCACGATACAGCACGACGCCTCTTTACGCTTGTCTGCGTTCTCCACATTCGCCAGTGA
- a CDS encoding low molecular weight phosphatase family protein, translating into MVSELPSAILFCCTMNAIRSPMAEGIMRLIHGRRIYVNSCGVRLGQETDGFAIEVMDEIGIDLIQHTPKTFDQLEDSFYDQIISLSPEAHHHALEMAAYMDCEVTLWNTFDPSLTSGSRDQRLDAYRMVRDQLMMKIKQTFPRHRIGDV; encoded by the coding sequence GTGGTGAGCGAACTTCCTTCCGCCATTTTATTTTGCTGTACAATGAATGCCATTCGCTCGCCCATGGCCGAAGGTATCATGCGCCTCATTCATGGGCGACGGATTTATGTGAATTCCTGCGGTGTACGTTTGGGTCAGGAGACGGATGGATTCGCCATTGAAGTCATGGATGAAATTGGCATTGACCTCATCCAGCACACCCCCAAAACCTTCGATCAACTCGAAGACAGTTTTTATGACCAGATCATCAGCCTGTCCCCAGAAGCCCATCACCATGCCTTGGAAATGGCTGCTTATATGGATTGTGAAGTCACCCTGTGGAATACTTTTGACCCCAGCCTGACATCAGGAAGCCGGGACCAACGTCTGGATGCCTATCGCATGGTACGTGATCAATTGATGATGAAAATCAAACAGACCTTCCCGCGTCATCGCATTGGCGATGTATAA
- the infA gene encoding translation initiation factor IF-1 → MAKEDMIEFQGVVTELLPNAMFRVKLENDHEILAHTSGKMRKNRIRVLAGDKVTVEMTPYDLTKGRITFRFK, encoded by the coding sequence GTGGCCAAAGAGGACATGATTGAATTTCAGGGCGTCGTAACTGAACTTCTCCCTAACGCAATGTTTCGTGTAAAACTGGAAAATGATCACGAGATTCTCGCACATACATCCGGCAAGATGCGCAAAAACCGTATCCGCGTACTGGCTGGTGATAAGGTCACTGTAGAGATGACACCCTACGACCTGACCAAAGGTCGTATCACGTTCCGTTTCAAATAA
- a CDS encoding nucleoside triphosphate pyrophosphatase, with protein MALVLASASPRRVDLLDQIGITPDVVAPAHIDEMPLKNELPRQLAARLAKGKALAIAQEHPGDLILGADTVVGVGRRCLPKAADRDEARRYLELLSGRKHHVYGGLCIVAKDGTPHNRLIDTTVKFKRLSSQEIDDYIQSREWEGKAGAYAIQGLGGAFVEKIIGSYSNVVGLSLCETKNLLLGLGYAR; from the coding sequence ATGGCTCTCGTTCTGGCATCAGCCTCTCCACGTCGTGTGGATTTGTTGGATCAAATCGGCATTACGCCCGATGTGGTTGCGCCTGCCCATATTGATGAAATGCCCTTAAAAAATGAACTTCCGCGTCAGTTGGCTGCCAGATTGGCCAAAGGGAAAGCCTTGGCTATTGCCCAAGAACATCCCGGCGATCTTATTTTAGGGGCCGATACAGTTGTGGGTGTGGGACGACGCTGCCTGCCCAAAGCAGCTGATCGTGATGAAGCCCGACGTTATCTTGAACTCCTGTCTGGACGTAAACATCATGTCTATGGCGGGCTCTGCATTGTCGCCAAAGACGGTACCCCTCATAATCGGCTCATAGATACCACCGTTAAGTTCAAACGCCTTTCCTCCCAAGAGATTGATGACTATATCCAATCCCGAGAATGGGAAGGCAAGGCTGGTGCCTATGCCATTCAAGGATTAGGTGGTGCCTTTGTTGAAAAGATCATAGGCTCTTATTCCAATGTGGTTGGTTTATCCCTGTGTGAGACCAAAAACCTCCTGCTTGGGTTAGGATATGCAAGGTAA
- a CDS encoding ribonuclease E/G, which yields MRRLLIDHIPGETRIALLENDRLVRLEIDRATMPGHSPCHEGNIYWGRVVNIVPSLQAAFVDIGTGINGFLPVNGTFGEEINKAVHEGQALLVQVRKAPQGDKGPLLTCKLDLNSPDCVLTIGRPGVNVSRKIADQKKRTQFKSYFTDMIAPPLGLIIRTSAQSFSLEKLEQQIHPLLEKWSSINTVPEKIPALAETSEHFIENLWHEFETYDFDEILVEGLEAYQILHRLSPKATLYSAPLPLFQQEGVNEEIEQANQKVLPLPSGGTLVIEPTTALIAIDINMGNRTDGRDAQTNRLTTNLEALEILSREITLRNLSGQIVIDFINLKQKTARDKLLAACKTHLEDDRTTVHGFTRLGLMEISRQRQGYRLDELLNTPENAFYDLIKALSRTPQLKALLLSPNLYQHWHMTKYAPTLNWLFDRLGYVIKPTESNSLPAFTYQIQEN from the coding sequence ATGAGACGCTTGCTTATTGACCATATCCCCGGCGAAACCCGCATTGCCCTGCTTGAAAATGACCGCCTTGTGCGCCTTGAAATTGACCGTGCCACCATGCCCGGTCACAGTCCCTGCCATGAAGGCAATATCTATTGGGGCCGTGTCGTTAATATTGTTCCCTCCTTGCAAGCTGCTTTTGTCGATATTGGTACAGGCATAAACGGGTTTCTGCCCGTTAACGGAACCTTTGGGGAAGAGATCAACAAGGCTGTCCATGAAGGTCAAGCCCTGCTCGTTCAGGTTCGCAAAGCCCCGCAAGGCGACAAAGGCCCCCTTCTAACCTGCAAGCTGGACCTCAATAGCCCTGACTGTGTTCTAACCATTGGTCGCCCCGGTGTGAATGTCTCACGTAAAATCGCAGACCAAAAAAAACGCACCCAATTTAAAAGCTATTTCACCGACATGATAGCCCCCCCGTTAGGACTCATCATTCGTACAAGTGCCCAGTCTTTCTCCCTTGAAAAGCTGGAACAACAGATCCACCCTCTTTTGGAAAAATGGTCCTCTATCAACACCGTGCCTGAGAAAATTCCTGCTCTTGCAGAAACCTCTGAGCATTTTATCGAAAACCTGTGGCATGAGTTTGAAACTTATGACTTTGACGAAATATTGGTCGAAGGCTTGGAAGCCTATCAAATTCTTCACCGCCTTAGCCCAAAGGCCACTCTCTATAGCGCCCCTCTCCCCCTTTTTCAACAGGAAGGGGTTAACGAAGAAATTGAACAAGCTAACCAAAAAGTGCTGCCCCTCCCCAGTGGTGGAACTCTTGTGATTGAACCCACGACTGCCTTGATTGCAATTGATATCAATATGGGCAATCGCACAGATGGCCGGGATGCCCAAACCAATAGACTTACGACTAACCTAGAAGCTCTGGAGATTTTATCCAGAGAGATCACCTTGCGAAACCTGTCCGGTCAAATTGTCATTGATTTCATTAACCTGAAACAAAAAACGGCCAGAGACAAACTGCTTGCTGCCTGTAAAACACACCTTGAAGATGATCGAACAACAGTGCATGGCTTTACTCGCTTGGGTCTAATGGAAATATCGCGCCAACGCCAGGGCTACCGCCTTGACGAACTCCTCAACACTCCGGAAAATGCTTTTTACGATTTAATCAAAGCCCTATCTAGAACACCACAACTCAAAGCTCTCCTGCTCAGCCCCAACCTTTATCAGCATTGGCATATGACCAAATATGCTCCCACTTTAAACTGGCTGTTTGACCGCCTTGGTTATGTGATCAAACCAACAGAAAGTAACAGCCTGCCTGCTTTCACTTATCAAATTCAAGAAAACTGA
- the yacG gene encoding DNA gyrase inhibitor YacG: protein MNTQCPTCNKPTTKQYRPFCSKRCADLDLGQWLNEGYKIESEEESNLDEYEPG from the coding sequence ATGAACACCCAATGCCCAACCTGTAACAAACCAACAACCAAACAATACCGCCCCTTTTGCTCAAAACGATGCGCCGACCTTGATTTGGGACAATGGCTCAACGAAGGCTATAAGATTGAATCAGAAGAAGAAAGTAACCTGGACGAATATGAACCCGGCTAA
- a CDS encoding acyl-homoserine-lactone synthase, whose translation MLILIEPSDHHVFMERLDQMFRQRARVFNGRLGWDVTIDNGRERDQYDAFNPTYMLYYSPDGMLRGSVRFLPMTGPNMLRDTFPQLLDGAICPESSIYFESSRFAVETEGDEKVTRLLSRGCVELFLGGIEYGLAHGKTELITVTDVFIERLFKHAGWDSERIGDEHKIGNSRAVAVRLPISTEYLHSIRKKNNIHEPVLWTRPVGAHNVMTESSVDEQIRGIYASLEYLRGQAKSVGMSDIANQIGSIEKAITKEVLEHGRA comes from the coding sequence ATGCTTATTCTCATTGAACCATCAGATCATCATGTTTTTATGGAACGATTAGATCAAATGTTCCGGCAAAGAGCGAGAGTTTTTAATGGCCGTTTGGGTTGGGATGTCACGATTGATAATGGTCGAGAGCGTGACCAATATGATGCTTTTAACCCAACTTATATGCTTTATTACAGTCCAGACGGTATGTTAAGAGGCTCGGTTCGTTTTTTGCCGATGACTGGGCCGAACATGCTTCGTGACACTTTTCCTCAGCTTTTAGATGGTGCTATTTGCCCCGAATCCTCAATATATTTCGAATCAAGCCGATTTGCGGTTGAGACTGAGGGAGATGAGAAAGTAACACGCCTTTTGTCGCGCGGCTGTGTCGAATTGTTTCTTGGGGGTATCGAATATGGACTGGCGCATGGAAAAACGGAATTAATCACTGTAACAGACGTTTTTATTGAGCGCCTTTTCAAACATGCAGGATGGGATTCTGAAAGAATTGGGGACGAACATAAAATTGGAAACTCACGGGCTGTTGCCGTGCGTTTACCAATCAGTACTGAATATTTACATTCGATACGTAAGAAAAACAATATTCACGAACCTGTGTTGTGGACTCGTCCTGTGGGAGCGCATAACGTTATGACCGAAAGTTCTGTAGATGAACAAATTCGCGGTATTTATGCATCTTTGGAATACCTACGGGGACAAGCAAAAAGTGTTGGCATGTCTGATATTGCGAATCAGATTGGTTCTATCGAAAAAGCAATCACTAAGGAGGTACTGGAACATGGACGCGCCTAG
- a CDS encoding LuxR family transcriptional regulator produces the protein MNRLQSFIGELSEAKTPDILADLFSVQINSLGFSTFAYFNFGVPEGDWVAHRHNYGSIWEERYLNESYGEIDPVFEHGTTAKLPFAWSCNDSTGMTARQQQMMGEAKECGLGNGLTIPNRSVGFKSSFISVASDEADRAFKQALTHNAADLHLLALHFDAYFADLTLPENSSGPLTARELECLKWAKDGKSNSEISDIMRISTKTVESHFTNVFNKFGVYSRTQAVVRGLTMGLISP, from the coding sequence ATGAATCGGTTGCAAAGTTTTATTGGTGAATTATCAGAGGCTAAAACACCAGATATTTTGGCGGATTTGTTTTCGGTACAAATTAACTCTTTAGGTTTTTCTACATTTGCCTATTTCAATTTTGGCGTACCTGAGGGGGATTGGGTTGCCCATCGCCATAATTATGGTTCCATTTGGGAAGAAAGATACCTTAATGAGTCCTATGGGGAGATCGACCCTGTATTTGAACATGGTACGACAGCCAAATTACCCTTTGCGTGGAGTTGTAATGACAGTACAGGTATGACGGCACGCCAGCAACAAATGATGGGGGAAGCCAAGGAGTGTGGCCTTGGTAATGGTTTGACTATTCCTAATAGATCGGTTGGTTTTAAGTCCTCCTTTATTTCTGTAGCCAGTGATGAAGCTGATCGAGCATTTAAACAAGCCTTAACCCACAATGCAGCTGATCTTCATTTGTTAGCACTTCATTTTGATGCTTATTTTGCAGACTTAACCTTACCTGAAAATAGCAGTGGTCCTTTGACTGCCAGAGAGTTGGAATGTTTAAAATGGGCGAAAGACGGTAAGTCCAATAGTGAAATTTCTGACATAATGAGAATATCAACAAAGACAGTCGAAAGCCATTTTACGAATGTTTTTAATAAGTTTGGCGTTTACTCACGTACGCAAGCGGTTGTACGTGGGCTGACAATGGGATTGATCTCACCATAA
- a CDS encoding phospholipase D-like domain-containing protein, whose amino-acid sequence MSDPTYIDQIKQFLNEKFPKDTAHWGYSDNNSFAPDWLYATPTNVWGLPYDQFKQAVAGDSTDFHLQACTTAEGPTQQCKAVSATVTEPGAEPANLLVGHSYRIYDAIYDVMTSARVLLDFTTLTVPTGKFLTAFQNAITYLSNLPEDQRPVIRILYSNPLPNIPPLTAEPFLSEITKQLDPSKKMTIYVTVMSSSFSSWNHSKIVAADGKKALTGGHNVWGEQYLGKNPVFDVSMMLEGEAALDAHEYANSLWAFELARSNSFAPLAPEQEVKLHASYTYDEKQKKCVSKYWAYPPASLYEDCKKRFPPQPSKTGSSVLAIGRGADTRRYYALPTLSSFLFSFTEPSDEAILKAVSLAKKSIRMSLQAFRLIPNDIPGLRYCSLIWNENLFKKMGEALQRGVEMKIVLSNPNAVAGGLSATVAPYYGDNPDTVNAKMKIVLTETLWMTDAAATDLIKSKFRVASFRYSAQKTYPGDAPIPNHAKTFMVDDALFYIGSQNLYPANLNEFGYMVQDEQVVTSYLQNYWTPLWNFSSTTCTNAMDEDLETSEQLEAMLFIADLQSNTLSRVIWGELKKQWDETQDPAQKNIVQARMNEHISNSGFQTQATFVLEALKNPFFSENPPPTEATPEALRFVANVMDSTVLMAGFSKVVDQKTDTVEEANANINKFLKDNGYHCNALEILSAFNQMRLKVLEYWQGTYKTWVTDDGGKSYTLPENSARLLTQQPFTETEEQPFPQITDSLTVTSDGTVKLGDTVIVNPVYNNNSLTWEMGENETSANLFFGQVSRATLNEGFTGMEFFGTITYPQDSSGDFKGVYSIYGRSPQTPPGPNPNPDTKGWPTVVWVFGAIALGALLLALGCFIWKKVAQQRQRAEYGRLKKDDDAVGRYGEENPTTVTSPDREIELAELSRAQLQRRTTAQLETVEEMVPYEQQMSRAGRQSLSESANKIGKAQTDLFDPPANEMASVVQTQMKNTYNIQESLNELSDSEEELFSSETTKLIQEKRQVSVEVGKTIKSFEEDRAKGEPFEFEEE is encoded by the coding sequence ATGAGCGATCCAACATATATTGACCAGATAAAGCAGTTTTTAAACGAAAAATTCCCTAAAGACACAGCCCATTGGGGGTATTCAGATAACAATAGCTTTGCCCCAGACTGGCTTTATGCCACACCGACAAATGTGTGGGGGCTGCCTTATGACCAGTTTAAGCAGGCGGTTGCGGGCGATAGTACAGATTTCCATCTGCAAGCCTGCACGACGGCAGAAGGGCCGACACAACAGTGTAAAGCTGTTTCAGCAACGGTGACGGAACCGGGGGCAGAACCTGCCAATTTATTGGTGGGGCATTCCTATCGTATCTATGATGCCATCTATGATGTGATGACATCAGCACGGGTTCTTCTTGATTTCACGACATTGACGGTCCCGACCGGAAAGTTTTTAACAGCATTTCAAAATGCGATTACATATTTGAGCAATTTACCGGAAGACCAGCGACCGGTTATTCGTATTCTTTATTCCAATCCCTTGCCCAATATTCCACCTTTAACGGCTGAGCCCTTTTTATCGGAGATTACCAAGCAATTGGACCCGAGTAAAAAGATGACCATTTATGTCACTGTGATGAGTTCCAGTTTTTCATCATGGAACCATTCAAAGATTGTGGCAGCAGATGGGAAAAAAGCTTTAACCGGTGGGCATAATGTCTGGGGGGAGCAATATCTGGGGAAAAATCCGGTTTTTGATGTTTCCATGATGCTGGAAGGAGAAGCTGCTCTTGATGCACATGAATATGCCAATAGTCTCTGGGCCTTTGAATTGGCACGTAGCAATTCCTTTGCCCCTTTGGCACCTGAGCAAGAAGTCAAATTGCATGCCTCTTATACCTACGATGAAAAGCAGAAGAAATGCGTCAGCAAATATTGGGCCTATCCACCAGCTTCTCTTTATGAAGATTGTAAGAAACGTTTTCCTCCCCAACCATCAAAAACGGGAAGTTCGGTTCTTGCGATCGGGCGAGGGGCGGATACAAGACGTTATTATGCGCTGCCGACGCTTTCCAGCTTTTTATTCTCTTTTACAGAGCCCAGCGACGAAGCCATTTTGAAGGCTGTTTCATTGGCGAAAAAGTCCATCCGTATGTCTTTACAGGCTTTCCGTTTAATTCCAAATGACATTCCCGGACTACGCTATTGTTCTTTGATTTGGAATGAAAACCTCTTCAAGAAGATGGGGGAAGCCTTGCAGCGGGGCGTAGAGATGAAAATTGTGCTGTCCAACCCCAATGCGGTTGCTGGTGGATTGAGTGCAACTGTCGCGCCTTATTATGGTGATAATCCTGATACTGTGAATGCGAAAATGAAAATCGTCCTGACTGAGACGCTTTGGATGACGGACGCTGCAGCCACAGACCTGATTAAGAGTAAGTTCCGTGTGGCATCTTTCCGTTATTCTGCCCAAAAAACATATCCGGGTGATGCTCCGATCCCGAACCATGCCAAGACGTTTATGGTGGATGATGCATTGTTCTATATTGGGTCGCAAAATCTTTATCCGGCCAATTTGAATGAATTTGGCTATATGGTTCAGGATGAACAGGTCGTTACCAGCTACTTACAAAACTACTGGACACCATTATGGAATTTTTCCTCAACAACGTGCACAAATGCGATGGATGAAGACTTAGAAACCAGCGAACAATTAGAGGCGATGCTTTTTATCGCAGACCTGCAATCCAATACCTTATCCAGGGTAATTTGGGGGGAACTGAAAAAGCAATGGGACGAAACGCAAGACCCCGCGCAGAAAAATATTGTTCAAGCCAGAATGAACGAACATATTTCCAATAGCGGTTTTCAGACACAGGCAACCTTTGTGCTGGAGGCGTTGAAGAACCCATTCTTTAGTGAAAATCCACCGCCGACAGAGGCCACACCGGAAGCCTTGCGTTTTGTTGCGAATGTGATGGATTCAACCGTTCTTATGGCAGGTTTCTCTAAAGTGGTGGATCAGAAAACAGATACTGTGGAAGAAGCCAACGCCAATATTAACAAGTTCCTGAAAGATAATGGCTATCACTGTAATGCATTGGAGATTTTGAGTGCCTTCAATCAAATGCGTTTAAAGGTTCTGGAATATTGGCAAGGGACCTACAAAACATGGGTTACAGATGATGGTGGGAAGTCTTATACACTGCCGGAAAATTCAGCTCGCTTGTTAACCCAACAGCCGTTTACTGAGACTGAAGAGCAGCCTTTCCCACAAATTACCGATAGCCTTACAGTAACCAGTGACGGAACGGTTAAGCTGGGTGACACAGTTATCGTTAATCCAGTCTATAATAATAACAGCCTGACGTGGGAAATGGGGGAAAACGAGACGTCTGCCAACTTATTCTTCGGTCAGGTTTCCCGTGCGACGTTGAATGAAGGTTTCACTGGCATGGAATTTTTTGGGACGATTACCTATCCGCAAGATAGCAGTGGTGATTTCAAAGGGGTCTATAGTATTTATGGCCGCTCGCCACAGACCCCTCCGGGGCCAAATCCGAACCCGGATACCAAAGGTTGGCCCACAGTGGTTTGGGTTTTTGGGGCTATTGCTCTTGGGGCGCTTCTTTTGGCTCTTGGCTGCTTTATCTGGAAAAAGGTTGCCCAGCAAAGACAGCGGGCTGAATATGGCCGTCTCAAAAAAGACGATGATGCTGTTGGGCGTTATGGGGAAGAAAACCCAACAACGGTGACTTCACCTGATCGCGAAATTGAATTGGCCGAGCTTTCTCGTGCTCAATTGCAAAGACGAACCACTGCCCAGCTTGAAACGGTTGAAGAGATGGTGCCTTATGAACAGCAAATGAGCAGGGCAGGACGTCAAAGCTTGTCTGAATCTGCCAATAAAATTGGTAAGGCGCAAACAGACCTTTTTGATCCGCCGGCAAATGAGATGGCAAGTGTTGTCCAGACCCAGATGAAGAATACTTATAATATTCAGGAAAGCCTGAATGAATTATCCGATTCTGAAGAGGAGCTTTTCTCAAGCGAGACCACGAAACTGATTCAGGAAAAACGTCAGGTTTCTGTTGAAGTGGGCAAAACAATTAAAAGCTTCGAAGAAGATCGGGCAAAAGGGGAACCTTTTGAATTTGAAGAAGAGTAG
- a CDS encoding streptomycin biosynthesis enzyme StrG yields the protein MRKLNILHLSWLRQTGREALSYNDNMRLRKLMQRLPDDALFYKVYHKWIKDHIAPHYNNQISYSAHPKMRVHLAQTGCVSAFHEDADVTKREEQINCYLPFTDVYDGCSLFVETGYGKGDYEAINLKYGQALIWDGGRLRHGTRFNDTPTTRVSCDFRFKPLDLEHTPSPWCDVLADRPIQTLIPTDKNVAEGYH from the coding sequence GTGCGCAAACTGAATATTCTGCATTTGTCATGGTTGCGCCAAACCGGGCGTGAGGCGCTGAGCTATAATGATAATATGCGCTTGCGCAAACTGATGCAGCGTCTGCCTGATGATGCCTTGTTTTACAAGGTCTATCATAAGTGGATCAAGGATCACATTGCACCGCATTATAATAATCAGATCAGCTATTCGGCTCATCCCAAAATGCGGGTTCATCTTGCCCAAACCGGTTGTGTCAGCGCTTTTCATGAAGATGCCGATGTGACCAAGCGTGAAGAGCAGATCAATTGTTATCTGCCTTTCACCGATGTTTATGACGGTTGCAGCCTGTTTGTTGAAACGGGATATGGCAAGGGCGACTATGAGGCGATTAACCTGAAATATGGTCAGGCCCTGATTTGGGACGGGGGGCGTTTGCGTCATGGCACCCGTTTTAATGATACCCCAACAACGCGGGTCAGTTGTGATTTTCGCTTTAAACCTCTGGACCTGGAACATACCCCCAGTCCCTGGTGTGACGTATTAGCAGACAGACCCATACAAACTTTAATTCCCACCGATAAAAACGTAGCAGAAGGTTATCACTGA